Proteins from a single region of Aythya fuligula isolate bAytFul2 chromosome 3, bAytFul2.pri, whole genome shotgun sequence:
- the CCSAP gene encoding centriole, cilia and spindle-associated protein codes for MVVPARRVQTEYMKRFREPQWDACGACYLELLRYRLSRRLLEQAHRPWLWDGWQQGGGSSSSGNSNGGGGSSTAGSPSPPPAAHDEEEAGGEAGRDGPGAGAGAGPEKEREDQEKHQKEEQEKTVEQTSTKEADKTSRTGRRPSRSALSSRNDRRSAKSPQKTDAPKENKHPFALYGWGEKQTDTGSQKTHNVCASASVNEIHESALRAKNRRQVEKRKLSQRRVRSAETEKPCRIKPPPPDNPWMTEYMRCYSARAR; via the exons ATGGTGGTGCCGGCGCGGCGCGTGCAGACGGAGTACATGAAGCGCTTCAGGGAGCCGCAGTGGGACGCGTGCGGCGCCTGCTACCTGGAGCTGCTGCGCTACCGCCTCAGCCGCCGCCTGCTGGAGCAGGCGCACCGGCCCTGGCTGTGGGACGGCTGGCAGCagggcggcggcagcagcagcagcggcaaCAGcaacggcggcggcggcagcagcaccGCCGGGTCCCCCTCGCCGCCCCCGGCTGCGCACGACGAGGAGGAGGCGGGCGGCGAGGCGGGGCGGGACGGacccggagccggagccggagccggacCCG aaaaagaacgAGAAGATCAAGAAAAGCATCAGaaggaagagcaagaaaaaactGTAGAACAGACTTCCACAAAGGAAGCAGATAAAACCAGCCGTACAGGACGACGTCCAAGCCGAAGTGCCTTGTCCAGTCGTAACGATCGAAGATCAGCCAAAAGTCCTCAAAAGACAGATGCACCAAAGGAGAATAAGCATCCATTTGCTCTGTATGggtggggagaaaaacagacaGATACTGGAAGCCAGAAAACTCACAATGTCTGTGCTTCTGCTTCAGTGAATGAA ATTCATGAATCTGCTCTACGAGCAAAGAACAGGAGACAagtggagaaaaggaagctttctCAGAGGCGAGTACGATCCgcagaaacagagaaacctTGCCGGATAAAACCTCCCCCGCCAGACAACCCGTGGATGACAGAGTATATGAGATGCTACTCAGCAAGAGCTCGGTGA